The stretch of DNA GGAACTATTAAGCAAAACTTCATTATTCAAGTTCATCAATTCATGGGTATTTACGTATAACAATTCAAAGGTATCCTCTATATTTTTCCCTTTTCTAAATCTCTTGATGCAAAGCTGAGTTCCACACCCGACCTCATTGTGAACGCTGTCATATAGCTGATTTCAACCGCATCCTCCGACAGCCGTTCCAAATGACCGATGAGTTGCGTCGTAACAAGCTCAAGCCTACTCATCCTCGACCTCGATGAGATAGATCCGTTCGTTGAAAGCCCCCCGCTCTTCCGCTTTCTTTTCACGGATCATGTCGAGCTGGTGGGGTGTCGCGCCGTGGGCTGCCGCTGCTGCATAGATCAGTTCCAGCATGTCCGCCAGCTCCTCCACTGCCGCCACAGCATGATCAGCTGCAAGGTATTCCTCAAGCTCCTCTCCTAACTTCGTCCGCAATTCCTCCATATACTCTTCGTCGCCCAGAATCCGCAGGGATAGCCGCTTTCCGCTTTTTTCAATGATTTCCGGGATACGGTCCCGGACGAGTTTGTTATATACTGGCATATTATTAGCCGCCTCCGTTTCAATTTTCGCTCCACTTGCTTGAATCAATTATCATTATAAGACTTTCCAATACATTTACAAAGGATGGGAGAATGGCACAGCGTGAAATTTTTTCCGGCAGGTAATTTTGATATAATATTCTATAATTCTTATTATGAAAAAGTTAAATTATCTTCCCGTTTTCATGGAATTACATTGTTATTTATTAATAAAGAATTTATTCAAAACAATGTAATGCTTCCAAGTTTTTTTCATTCGCCCTGTATCCTTTTCCAAAAAGGGAGACTATCTATTGAGTAACATATAGTATTACTTTGTTGGAGGGAAAGTCATGAATCTACTGATCAACAAGCCACAACGTCGGAAACCGTCCTGTGCATCTCTCTGGGACGATGTATCACAAGAGCTGTCCAAATTGCCCCGTCCATCGGTGCAATTTGTCACCTAGGAAGAGGGCAAGATGCCCCATGTCATCAGGTCAAACTGCCCCCACCAATAACTAAAGACTTTAAGAATTATTAAATAATACTAGATTGTCGAGACAAGTCTCGCCCCCATCCTAGAAATGACTTACAGTTCAATGTCAAAAAAACGAACATGAGTAAACTAAAAAACAAGTTAACCTTTATCAGATTAACCTGTTTCGTACAGGGTATTATTAGTCCTTTTTCCGAAAGGTGCTAGGCATGATGACAAGCTCTACTGTCCCTCGGGCGCAGAGGGTGTCCTCAGCGTACATTTCGGTCTCGACCTTCCATCTTTTCGGGTGGATTTCTTCGACAGTTCCTACGGCTTTTAACAGAACCCCTTGAGGAGTCGGTTTCAAGTATTCCACATTGAGGGAAGCCGTGACAAATCGTGGTGGTTCGGACCCGTCGCCAATTTCGTTCCCGTTTTTACGGTGCAACGCTAGCGCGGCAGATCCTGATCCATGGCAATCAATGAAAGAGGCGATTAAGCCCCCATAGATGAATCCTGGAATCCCTCCCGAGTATTTTGAATCCGGCGCAAAGTAGGTGACCGTCTTGTCTCCATCCCAGCCAGTCCGCAGGTGGTGGCCCTCTTCATTCAGTCGGCCACATCCATAGCAATGAGCGAAGTCATCCGGATAAATATCTTGAATTGCTGTTTCTACAGCTCGTTTTTCCATTTGTCGACCTCCTTAAAGTCTCGTAAATAGACCATCAATCAACTCTCGAGCGAGCGCTCAATCACTACGATGTCTAAAGTATAACTTGGTGTTTTCTTTTTTTCAACAAAAGTTAGAATATTTACTCTGAATTGAATGGAGAATTTCCATTAGAAATAAAAAAACACTCACAGCTAGTCGTGAGTGTCTGGCAACAGGACTGCATGCTGCTCCTTACCTGAAAAATGCCTTGTCTATATTATATTTCGACTTGAGCTCATTGATTAGATACGTTTCGTAAATTTCCCGATGGACCGGGTCTTCCACAACATACGCCTCAATTTTGGTGACTTCATCCCGGTGATTTTTAATCGGGGATACCGTATCCTCAAAATGTTTTTTAATTCTCGGTCTGAGCTTCCTTGCTTTCCCGACGAATAAGAGGTCCTGGTTTTTATTATAGAACATGAAAATGCCGCCTTTGTCCCGGGGAATCGAATGGAAATCCGGAAACCCGTACATACCGCTTTCTTCCGGGTCGTCCCGTTTCGTTATAGTGACCGATGGATCTGGAATGGTTATGTTTATCAATGACGTTCCTCCTTCAATTTCTTCCTAAATCTTATCATACCTTGAAATGGGATACTTACTTAATTGTGATGCGGTTGCCCACTTAAGCGAAGTGGGAGGTAAGTGCTGTTTTTCTGATTAAAGTTTATAATACAAATTAAGGTGGTGATTGCATGCTAAGCAATGACATTAAAGAACAACTTATAGAAAAATTAAAACAACAGGTGAATCCTGATTTTATCATCCTTTTTGGTTCTTTCGCAAAAGGGACCGTACATGAGGAAAGTGACGTAGATCTCGCTTATTTCAGCGACAAGCAGCTATCGTCTTATGATCAGTTCATCCTTGCAGGAGAGCTTGCCCTCATTTGCGGGCGGGAGGTGGATGTTGTCAATATTCGAGAAATCGATACGGTATTCACCATGCAAATTTTTGAGCAAGGAACACCTATTTACATCCAAGACGAGGGTGAATACATCCGGCAAAGGATGAAAGCGTACAGCATGTATGCGACATTGAACGAGCAGCGCGCACCCATTCTTGAGGCGATTAAGAAACGAGGAAGTGTGTTTGATGAATGATGTTATTTTGAATAAAGTAACAACGATTGAACGTTGTGTGAAAAGGATTCAGGAAGTGTACGAAGACAAGCCTGAGAATTTATCCGATTTCACAAAGCAGGACAGCATCGTTTTAAACATTCAACGCGCCTGCGAAGCAAGTATCGACCTTGCGATGCACGTAGTAAGCGAGAAAAAACTTGGTGTGCCAAAAGCGAGCCGGGAAGCATTTCAATTCCTTGAAGAGGCAAAAATAATTGATTCTTCACTTGCAAAAACATTAATGAATATGGTCGGATTTCGAAATATTGCTGTCCATGACTACCAAGCACTAAAGCCCGATATTTTACAAGCAATTTTAGACAAGCATATTAATGATTTTAAGGCGTTTACGAAGGTGATTTTGCAGTTGGAAAATTGAGATCTCAGAAAAACTCATGATTCTCCAACCTCTTGCAATGGACAGAGGCAGAGACGAATTATGCCTATTCAAGAGAGAAGGGCATTCTTGAATAGGCTTTTTAGGGTTTGATTATTGTCTAAAAGATAGTCTAAACCTTTCTGTAAATGATGACATACTTCAATATTCCCATCATTTGTGAGAACAGCCTTTCGTTCATCCGTATTAGATCTGCAAAATAGAAAGAATATCATCATTTTCACAGGTTTGCGCCAACTTCCTTGCTGTCTTCCCGGTGTGATCTTCAGCATGAATGTCTGCACCATAATGTAATAGTATTTCCACAGCGGCAGCATTTTGGGTTTGGATCGCCCTGTGCAGAACCGTTTGTTTATACTGATTTCTACCTTCAATCGCAGCCCCGTGTTCTAGAAGAAATTTGATGCCGACCACATTATTGGCGTCCGCAAAGCTATGCAGCGGAGGGAACGGTTTTCCTTCCTGATTCAAGTCGCAGCCCATTTTTAGAATGTCTTCCAGCAGCGCTTCATCCTGACAACGAAGGGCAATCCCAAAACCTTTCTTTTTTACCTCTTTCTCGTAAACATCCGGAAAATGAGAATGGATATAATTCACGATATCACTGGAATATTGAAATGCGATTTCGAGAGGCGTTTGGGCCAAAGCGCGCTTCCCGACATTTGCCCCCTCTTCAGCAAGCAGTTGAAATGCCTCTACATTATCGTGCTTACTACAAAATTGCAGCGGCGTACCGCTATATTTCAAAACCTTGTCCAACTGGGACTTTTTCGCATTGGGGACGAGTTCCCTAATCCGCTCGATGTCATTCAGATAGCAAGCAAAAACTAATGTTTGTTTAATTTTTTCAGCTTTTAATGATTCCCGCAAGACCTCCTTTCTTTCCTCCTCCGCGGGCTCCAAATTATATCTTTGGAAATTGAGCAGCTCAAAGAGATCCGCATCAAATAACTCAGGATTTATATCTTTCACCACGCCATGGTCAACCAATGCACCCGCATCTGCTTTGATACAAAGGATGCCTTGTCCCCGCATTAAAGTCTGAATCGTATCGACATACTTGTTAAAGAGAGCAACCGCAATGTCTCCATCATATGAAGCTTCATTTTCAACGATTGTAAAATATCCGCTCGTAAACGAGTTCTCAGTCCCTGAAATGAAGTACGTATACGTTTTTTCCTGTAACATTGGCTCATTGATAATAGCTTCTACTAAATCTTCAAGGTTATTCATAAGTCCACCTTCCTCTATTAAGAACAAACAGACCGCCACCGGGCAAGTACACCCCTTTTAAAAATAAAAGAAATGAAAATGCCTGGCAAATGGCATTTTCATTAATGAGCAAGTACTGAGTTAAGCGGGAAGTTATCCCCGCATTGAAATTTTCTCTTCGTACATTGTTCGATCTGCCACTTCCAGGATTTCCTCTACAGTGGTCAGCATGCCGGGCTCATAATAGGCGATTCCATGGCTTGCTGAAAGTTCATAGGTCTTTTCCCCCGACAGATTAAAACGATGAAACTCTCGTGCAATATCCATCCATGTCGCTTCCACTTTCTCTTTATTTTTCCCAAAGAAAACGATGATAAATTCGTCACCGCCCATTCGGAATAGCACATCGCCGGATTCAATATTACGATTGTAAGCCCGAAATATAAAAAGAACGCCCATGAGGCGCACAGCACAAATAGCCCTGGCATTCGAGTTTTTTCGAATGCAGGGCTATTTTCTTCCGCATGAAAGACGGATGGTCTTTGACCAAGGCAAATAATTGTCCAACAGGTCGGGGTCCTGCTGAAAGTTCAAATTCGGTAGCTCAGTAAACAGCTTTTGCAGATAGGTGTAAAAATCAATTCCATGGATCTTCGCTGTTTCGGCAAGAGATAGGCAGATGGCATTCGCTTGCGCACCCGCTTCACTCACGGAGAATAACCAATTTTTACGTCCGATGACGTTCGGTCGGATGGCATTCTCAGCGGGATTGTTGTCGATCTCGAGCCGGCCGTCCTTCAGGAATGCCCGTAGCCCTTCCGCCCGGTTCAGTGTATACTCCGCTGCTGTCGCAAGCGCACTTTTCCCATAGAAAGGAGATTGCTCTACCCACTGAAGGAATTCCTCGACAATTGGTTTGGAGTGCTTGTTCCGCGCCTTTCGTCGTTTGCCCGGAGGCAAATTCCTGAACTTCCGCTCCAGATGATAAAGGCGGTCGCAATACTCCACGCCCATTCGGCCATTCTTGCTGTCGGCCTTGAGCCAATACCGGCGCACGTGTGCCCAACAGTGGGAGAATGTAATACCTTCCAGATTGCCATAAGCAGAATAACCATCACAAATGATGGTCCCTTTGTATCCCTGAATGAAGTTTTTGAGCACTTCACGAGAACGAGATAGGGAACTCTGAAAAAGGACCATGACAGGTCCTTGACTCGGTACAGTCCGACACACCCAATTATAGGCTTTCGACTGACCAGATTTCCCATCCGACCTGAGAATGACTTGAGCGTATGTTTCATCGACATGAAGAACGTTTTTGCACGTCAACAGATCTTTCATCCGCTCGTATATAGGCGACAACCATTTATCCGCTACGGAGATCACCCAATTGGACAGGTTCTTGTCGTTGGTCATCAGTCCGTAGCGTTCCCATTCCTTTACCTGCCGGTAAAGGGGCAGGTATTGGATGAATTTATCGTAGATGGCTTTGGCCAATACGCTGGGACCTGCGATGCTCCGTTGAATGGCCGGCTGAGGCGCCTTGCCGCGGACGATTTGTGCAGGTAGGGATACATCGTTTTTACAGTGGATACATTCATAGGCGTGTTCCATATGCTGTACTTTTTTCATTGTCGCCGGGATGAATAGGGCTTCTTCCCGCACAATGGTCCCACCGATCTCCGTCATTTGACGATGGCAGCAGGCGCATTCGGTGTGTTCCGGATGATGATGGATGACTTCCGTTTCGATGTCTTCCCGCAGAATATCATTCCGCTTTTTCCGTTGGGCTTTCCGGACAACAGTGTAGGAAATCGTCTGTTGGCTTTGTTCCTCTGTGTGCTCAGAGTCAGGAAAAGACGAATCATCCTCAAACAGGGATCCTTGCCCGTCGGGCGCATTGTATTTGGATTTCTCCGTCTTGGATCCGTACAAAAGCTTGGTCAGATTCTGCACTTGTTGGGTGAGCGATTCAATCTGGCGGCTGAGCTTTTGGTTCTGCTGATTCGAAACGGCCAATTGCTCCTCCAATAATTGAATGACCTTTTCGGTTGAAGATTCGTTTGCCATATCGCTCACCACTTTCCGTTCCGTTTTATTTCTTCTATTATAACGGGTTCGAGGAGCGGATGAAAGATGAATATTAGAACGCGCCTTTCAGCGATGGCTGAATCGCTTTCGGCTGTTGAATGGACAAACCTTCGAGCAGCCAGCGAAGCTCCTGCTGGGTCAGATTCTTTACTTCCTGTTCATTTCTTGGCCATTGAAGCTTTCCGCTGTCCAGCCGCTTATACAGCATCGCGAAGCCGTCGCCGTCGAAATACAGACATTTGTATCGGTCCTTCTTCCAACCGGCGAACAGGAAGATGGAATCGCTATAGGGATCCAGCTCGAAGGAATCTTGGATCAGTGTAGCCAATCCATCAATCCCTTTTCGCATATCGGTCTTCCCGCAAATGATATAGATATTTTGGACTTGGGTGTAGTCCTGCCTCATCGGTTGATCAGCTCCCTTATGACGGTCTGGATGAGGCGATCCTCCACACCATTCTGGAAGGTGACTTCGGCATGACCGAAATGGACGGTACATGAGCCGGGGGACTTGGAAGAAACGGCCGGTAGGCTGTCATTTGATGCGGGATACAGTGTAACGGGGACGATGGTCAAAGGTTTTTGTGGCATGGGGAAAGCACCTCCTTCAAGTTGATACCTTGATCATACTAGAAGATGCTTTGTAAAAATATGCGTTGTTTGATTGGGGGCTTACTTACGATTGATTTCGCAGCTTGTCTTGATGAGATCGTCTCCAGCCGAGTGACCGAAAAAGCCAGAAGGATTCGATGTAGTCCTTCTGGCTTTTCTATTTTGTTTCATCAATAACCCAAAATAGTAAAGGCTTACGGCAAGAATCCGATTTCAATTTCAACACCCGCTTCGGATAAGAATTACCACCTTACCTACAATAACTTTGCCCCTATTTGTGATACGGTTCCCCGTGGTGATTTAAAGGTAACGAAGGTTTAAAAACCGATAATAAAAAGAGAGGAACTCCTCTCTTTTTTTAGTCAAATAAATACAGTACAGCCATGTCACTTTCAGACTGAATTTCATTTATTTCTTTAAAGTCCTCCGCATCAAATTGATGGACTTGCAGATCAAGTAATTGCAATATATATTCAGCTAATATATCTTTTGCATTCCTATTGGGATTTTTAGGTTGGTAGTTGTATATACGATTTATGCTTGCTGAAAATAAATCTGCAACTTGCAAAAACCTCTCCAGTTCCGATTCCATTGGAACGTATGAGTTCAATTTTAAATTATCTTCATAATTGGCTTTTAAACTATCAGATATTTTTTGGGATATCTGCTCAATGTGGAATCGGCTTTCATTACCTTCCTTATCTTTTATATAGCTAATTTGTTTAGGAAACGAAATTCTCCCTGTTTCTACTTCGTGATTTATTCCCATTCGAAGCAACTGATAGAATAATTCCTCCAACAACCCTTTCTGAAGGTCCCTACCTAACTTTCTTTTGTTGACCCCTATCGCTTTAAAACTAATCATATCCCCGCTTCCAATAATTTTATCGAAAAAGGCTTTATAAACTTCGATATCCGAACCATCATTCTTCAACTTCGTAAAATGGAACTCTTTGGGTAAAGTGGAATACTTTTCTTTAGCTTCATGCAACCAATCCATTAAGTGTACTTTCAATTTTCCTTCTCGCCCTGGGTCTAAAATCCAAAACCCTCCTACAATTAAGTAGTCATCTGTCTTCCCTGTTTCATCCGCATAGATACTTATGGAAGGTAATTCTGGTTTTGTAGCAATTTGAAACTCACTCTCTATTTTTGCCAAATCTCTACGTTTCTGTCTTATTTTATTATCCGTTGGCAAAAAAAGTTTGAATTCATTTTGGATTTTCGCTCTGGCCCTTGCAATTGTAGTTAAACGTTCGTATTCAAATAACTTTTTATGCGTTACACTTGAACCAGAATGTCCCTCGAATATTTCCCAATATCTTAACATTAAAGCAACATCTGAATTTCTTGTTTCGTCGAAGCGATTTAATATTGATGCCACCTTTTGGCTTACATTTTTCACTTCCCCACTTTGCACTGCTTGCCAAAGTGCTACGGCTTTTTTTCTTCTTTCCTCTTCCTTAGCCTCATCTATTTCTTCCTCAGGATTATCCTCTTCCTCCATAAGTTCCTCTTCAATTTCTGCGACCAATCTTTCCATTTCACCCATATTACCACTCCGTTCAAAGTTTAGTAAAACAAGCAAAAATTCTATTGATAGGCATATATGAATATTTCATTTTGATTCCCTTATAATATATCAACTATAATCACAAGGAGGTGTACCGATGAACAAAGACAATTTCCCTACAATGAGTAGCAAACAACGGGTAAAAATCGTCAACGGCCTACTCAAAAAGGAAGGTTCTGATTTACAAAAGGTGGCGGATGATCTTGGAATGAAATACTCAACCTTTACCAAACTGATGCAGGAGGATGATTATGTCTATATCAAATGAGACAATCAATACTACAAGTTCGTTCGGAATGAGAATCAATTGACTAATGTTCAGCCAACGAAAGACGATGAGTTAGCCTATTTGAAAGCCAATTTTACCGTTCTACAGTCATTGATTGAGCGACATAAGGACAATAATGACTTCCTGCTGGACAAGCGTATTTTTCACCCTTCCTCCAAAATTGCCACGAAAAACTTCCGCATTTCAGACGATCTCTACAAGCAGTTTGTAAAAACATGTGATGAGCATCTTCCCCACCTAAAAATCCAAGATATTATCGCCCAACTTCTGCTGAGTTTTGTAGATCAATACCTTTCACAAACTAAATAACTATACAAAAAAGGCAGTCCTGTACCGCAAAAATACTGTAGGAACTGCCTTTTGTTGTGTTTATCTGGTTGTGTAGACTTGGCTGTTTATAGCTCCTTCACAATCTCTTCGTCCAAAATTGCCTTCCTTCTTTCCCAGTCGGGCATAAGGGCATAGAGCATGTTGTAGAAGCTGTCGCTGTGGTTGTTGTATTTAAAGTGTATCATTTCGTGCAGGATGACGTATTCAATACAGTGTTTTGGGGCTTTAATTAGCTCCGAATTAAGTAAAATGGTGTTTGATTCGACCAAAGCGGAACCCCAACGTGCCTTCATGACTCGCATGTCAATGATAGGCTTTTCAACACCGTACTTTTCAACAAGCGGGTACAACTTATCCAAAAGTTGCTGAAATGTACGATTTGCCTTTTCACGATACCACTCGTCCATTAGTTTTGCTTTCCTGCCGACGTTATGTCGGTCTTTCACAATTAAGTAAATAAAACCCCTAAAATATTTTACTACTTCCTCTTCCGCTTCCTGTACCTTTAAACGGTACTGCTTGCCAAGATACTTAAATGACTCACCACTTACATACTCACGATCACTTTGCTGATAGGGTTGAACCTCTTCAAACTGCTTCACTTGTTTCGTAATCCAAGGTCCCTTTCCTTTGACAAAATCATAGATAAAGTTAAGGGGAACAGCATCATTTGCAGAAACAGTTATAGTCATATCTGGTTTGATATTTAGATTGACGTTCTTGACGTTTTTTCTTTCCAGTTCGAATTCTATCCACTTTGATCCATATTGGACTTGGTGCATTTCCATTTGTTGTTCACGTCCTTAATAACGTCTAAGTGCTACCGTTTTAATTTGCTCAATGATCTTATCTGCCTGATCCAAGTTAATATCTACTTGATGTTCCTTAGAAAAGTCATATAATAAGTCGTCCAATTCCTGAGCAATCCGATTATGCACTTCTAAATTATCGTGCCAATCCCTCTTTGTATATTCACGAATGATCTCATCCATTTTCAAAGCCAGCTCACCCATTGTGTCGTAACTGACGGTATTTTCATGTACTTCGCTAAGAAGATCCTTTGTCACGCCATAAAAAGCTTGTGCATTGGTATTTTCCTTAATAACACCAGGGTAATCATCGGTAGGTTCCCCACGACGGTACTCTTCCATAATGCTTTTCATCAAATTTAAATACTCGGCTTCCGAAATCCGCTTGTCCTTATATGCCTGAATCGCTTCTTGAATTCGTTCGGAAAAACGTTTGTAGTAAGCAGGGTTTTCATCCCATTTCGTATTGACACTTTTCGTTAAGCGTGTCCGAATGGCATCTGCTTTTGCACGTTTTGAGCCAAGGCGCTCAATTTCTTCTTCAAATTGTTTTTCATTGAGAATGTCAACGGGATTCGTAATACGAATAACTTCTTCTGCTGAAATATAGTTATCCATCAACTTCTGCATTTTCGCTTCGTATTCCTTATGGTCAATCGTATCGGAATAACGGAGCTTGACACTTTTTCGAAGCTCTTGATAGAACTTCAAATCCTTTTTGTATGTTTGAAGCTCTTCAGGTGGAAGGGCATTGTACACTTTCTCCGACTCCAATGCAATACCGACATTTCGTCCGAATTTACTAAGGACATCATAAAATGCATTTCGACGTTCTTCATCCTCAAGGGATACTTCATATTCTTCAATATCCCTCTTATTACGAATGGATGTAAACATTTGCAACAAATCGGAATGCGTTTGACGAAGCTGACCGATAATACTAATCACATCGTAAATCGCCCCTTTTAAATCATTCGGATCAAAGTTTTCAAGCCCCGCCCCCGAATACATTTCAAGTGCCTCATCCAACTTTTCAAGCAATCCACGATAGTCGATAATTAACCCATAATCTTTTCCTTCATACAGGCGATTGACCCTTGCAATAGCTTGTAGAAGCGTGTGTTCCTTCATGGGCTTATCTATATACAAAACCGTTGCTCTTGGTGCGTCAAAGCCTGTTAGGAGCTTATCAACGACAATTAAAAGATCAATGTCATCTCCATGAATGAATTCTTCTTTAATGGCATCTTCATATACTTCAGGCGTACCGTAACGATCCATCATCTTTTTCCAATAGGCCTGAATTTTGTCTTTCGACTCCCCGTCAACGGAATCATGTCCTTCCCGCTGATCGGGTGGTGAAATGACTACGGCACAGTTCAAGTCTTCGAGGTCTTCAAAAGCTTCTAAGTATCGTATGGCTTCAATTTTACTATTCGTCGCCAACATTCCTTTGAACTGACTGCCTTGCGTCTTATAGTTATTCAAGAAATGCTGATTAATATCAAAAGCGATCATGGTAATCCGCTGATTTGAAGAAGCAATTCGTTCAAAGTGGCTCCACTTCTTCATCACTTCTTGTTTTTGTTCGTCATTCAAATGACGAGTAATCATTTCCAACCGACTATCAATTGCCTTTTGATTAACCGTTTGATCGACCATTTTCCCTTCATATAAAAGAGGAACAATTGCTTTATCTTTAACACCATCCGCAATTGTATAGGTATGGATAAGCTTCCCGAATTTGATCATCGTACTTTTTTCTTTTTTCATGAGAGGTGTCCCTGTAAATCCAAGATAACATGCATTCGGGAACACTTTTTTCATTTTGATGTGAAGCTCACCGTACTGTGAGCGGTGCGATTCATCAACGAGAATGAAAATATCTTTTGATTCAATTGGTTTCTGTATCGTTGCGGCCGTATCAAATTTATGGACAAGTGTCGTGACAATATCAACATTTCCATCGTTAATCAGTTCAACAAGGTGGCTTCCCTTTGTCGCACGACTTGCTTTAAGCCTTGTATGATTAAACGTGCTATGGATTTGCTTGTCCAGTTCAACACGGTCAGTGACAACGATTACCTGAGGGTTAAATTCTTTTAACTCCGAAAGCACATACTTCGCAAGCATGACCATTGTTAAACTTTTCCCCGAACCTTGTGTATGCCAAATGACACCTGATTGCCGATTGCCATTTTCATCTCGGATCTCAATTGTTTTCAAAATTTCCTTTATAGCAAAGTATTGCTGGTAGCGGGTCACTTTCTTCACATCTTTATCAAATAGCGTGAAAAACTGCGTTAGTTCAAGCAAACGTTCAGGATGGAATAACGAGATAATGTTTTTATCCTGCATCGTCGGCAGGCGACCATGAACCGTTTTAACCAACCATCCTTGCAACCATTCTTCTTGTTCTTCTTTCCAAATTGACCA from Bacillus sp. OxB-1 encodes:
- a CDS encoding type I restriction endonuclease subunit R, whose protein sequence is MPREELFDERYISQQPAIEVLQGLGYGTINPIEAEAMRGNLYEVLLKTVLEQKLRELNSYEYKGVSYQFSETNIQQAIRDLDEALTDGLVKTNEKIFETLLLGRSYTEFLPDGSKKSFTIQFVDWDNVENNDFHVVEEFSIERQDGKGTIRPDIVLFVNGIPFGVIECKKASISMQQGISQMIRNQGKDYAPQLFKYVQIVMSTNKNATQYATCNTPKKFWSIWKEEQEEWLQGWLVKTVHGRLPTMQDKNIISLFHPERLLELTQFFTLFDKDVKKVTRYQQYFAIKEILKTIEIRDENGNRQSGVIWHTQGSGKSLTMVMLAKYVLSELKEFNPQVIVVTDRVELDKQIHSTFNHTRLKASRATKGSHLVELINDGNVDIVTTLVHKFDTAATIQKPIESKDIFILVDESHRSQYGELHIKMKKVFPNACYLGFTGTPLMKKEKSTMIKFGKLIHTYTIADGVKDKAIVPLLYEGKMVDQTVNQKAIDSRLEMITRHLNDEQKQEVMKKWSHFERIASSNQRITMIAFDINQHFLNNYKTQGSQFKGMLATNSKIEAIRYLEAFEDLEDLNCAVVISPPDQREGHDSVDGESKDKIQAYWKKMMDRYGTPEVYEDAIKEEFIHGDDIDLLIVVDKLLTGFDAPRATVLYIDKPMKEHTLLQAIARVNRLYEGKDYGLIIDYRGLLEKLDEALEMYSGAGLENFDPNDLKGAIYDVISIIGQLRQTHSDLLQMFTSIRNKRDIEEYEVSLEDEERRNAFYDVLSKFGRNVGIALESEKVYNALPPEELQTYKKDLKFYQELRKSVKLRYSDTIDHKEYEAKMQKLMDNYISAEEVIRITNPVDILNEKQFEEEIERLGSKRAKADAIRTRLTKSVNTKWDENPAYYKRFSERIQEAIQAYKDKRISEAEYLNLMKSIMEEYRRGEPTDDYPGVIKENTNAQAFYGVTKDLLSEVHENTVSYDTMGELALKMDEIIREYTKRDWHDNLEVHNRIAQELDDLLYDFSKEHQVDINLDQADKIIEQIKTVALRRY